A genomic segment from Halomonas sp. TA22 encodes:
- a CDS encoding ParB/RepB/Spo0J family partition protein — protein sequence MTRKRALGRGLDALIGAGARRREGHDDTEHQQSAELSGPSAASSSDEPVERLERLPLGQLTRGKYQPRRDIQPEALEELADSIRAQGVMQPIVVRPIDGNRYEIIAGERRWRAAQLAELDVIPAVIREVSDQVALALALIENIQRENLNPVEEAMALKRLLDEFDLTQQQVADAVGRSRAQVTNLLRLLSLDPEVQTLLERGDLDMGHARALLPLSSAKQRKAAHEVVNKDLTVRDTEALVKRLINGQPTKPGRETPTADVARLETQLGELLGAPVKIQHGRGGKGRLTIRYTSLDELDGILAHIR from the coding sequence ATGACGCGTAAACGAGCCCTGGGGCGTGGACTGGATGCTCTGATCGGAGCCGGCGCCAGACGTCGTGAAGGTCATGACGACACCGAACATCAGCAGAGCGCTGAGCTCTCCGGGCCATCCGCCGCGTCGTCGTCCGACGAGCCGGTGGAACGCCTCGAGCGCTTGCCGCTGGGGCAGTTGACGCGCGGCAAATACCAGCCACGCCGGGACATTCAACCCGAAGCACTGGAGGAACTCGCCGACTCGATTCGCGCCCAGGGGGTGATGCAGCCGATCGTCGTTAGACCAATAGACGGGAACCGTTACGAGATCATCGCCGGCGAGCGTCGCTGGCGAGCCGCACAGCTCGCCGAGCTCGATGTTATTCCCGCCGTGATTCGCGAAGTCAGCGACCAGGTGGCGCTGGCGCTGGCGCTGATCGAGAACATCCAGCGCGAGAATCTCAATCCGGTCGAGGAGGCGATGGCGCTCAAGCGCCTGCTCGACGAGTTCGATCTTACCCAGCAGCAGGTGGCCGATGCGGTGGGCCGCTCGCGGGCCCAGGTAACCAACCTGTTGAGGTTGCTCAGCCTCGACCCAGAGGTCCAGACGTTGCTTGAGCGCGGCGACCTGGACATGGGGCATGCCCGGGCCCTGTTGCCGCTCTCGAGCGCCAAGCAGCGCAAGGCCGCCCATGAAGTGGTCAACAAGGACCTCACGGTTCGCGACACCGAAGCGCTGGTCAAACGGCTGATCAATGGTCAACCCACCAAGCCAGGCCGTGAAACGCCGACTGCCGATGTGGCTCGACTGGAGACACAACTCGGCGAATTGCTGGGCGCACCGGTCAAGATCCAGCATGGTCGAGGGGGCAAGGGGCGTCTCACCATTCGCTATACCAGCCTCGACGAGCTGGATGGAATTCTCGCCCACATACGTTAG
- the erpA gene encoding iron-sulfur cluster insertion protein ErpA: protein MSGAESFIPRPMFLSDKAQARLRALIEEEGNVDLKLRVYVTGGGCSGFQYGFDFADSVGEDDTIIDYGDVAMLIDPLSYQYLVGSTVDFEQGLAGARFVIQNPNATTTCGCGSSFMV from the coding sequence ATGAGCGGTGCCGAATCCTTTATACCCAGACCCATGTTTCTCAGTGACAAGGCGCAGGCGCGCCTGCGCGCCTTGATCGAGGAAGAGGGCAATGTCGATCTCAAGCTGCGGGTCTACGTGACCGGTGGTGGCTGCTCCGGCTTCCAATATGGTTTCGATTTCGCCGACAGCGTCGGCGAGGACGACACCATCATCGACTATGGCGATGTCGCAATGCTGATCGACCCACTCTCCTACCAGTACTTGGTCGGTTCCACGGTGGATTTCGAGCAGGGCCTCGCCGGGGCTCGCTTCGTCATTCAGAATCCGAACGCCACCACCACCTGCGGATGTGGCTCCTCCTTCATGGTGTAA
- the argC gene encoding N-acetyl-gamma-glutamyl-phosphate reductase codes for MIKVGIVGGTGYTGVELLRLLASHTQVEVDVITSRSEAGLCVAELYPNLRGHYDTLLFSEPDTARLAACDAVFFATPHGVAHARAGELLDRGTRVIDLSADFRLTDADAWSHWYGQPHGAPELLKDAVYGLPEVNRERIREARLIAVPGCYPTAVQLGLLPLLEAGLIDIEHVIADCKSGVTGAGRGAKVPSLLAEASESMKAYGASGHRHLPEISQGLALAAGQPVGLTFVPHLTPMIRGIHATLYGRLTQDPGDLQTLFEQRFANEPAVDVMPTGSHPETRSVKGANLCRLAVHRPGKGDTVVVLSVIDNLVKGASGQAIQNLNLMFGFDEMDGLKAPALLP; via the coding sequence GTGATCAAGGTCGGAATCGTCGGTGGCACCGGCTATACCGGGGTTGAACTGCTGCGTCTGCTGGCAAGCCATACTCAGGTCGAGGTCGATGTGATCACCTCCCGCTCCGAAGCGGGTCTCTGCGTGGCCGAGCTCTATCCCAACCTGCGGGGTCACTACGACACGCTTCTCTTCAGCGAGCCCGACACCGCGCGCCTGGCCGCTTGCGATGCGGTGTTCTTCGCCACGCCTCACGGCGTCGCCCATGCCCGGGCCGGAGAGCTGCTCGACCGCGGCACACGCGTCATCGATCTCTCGGCGGATTTCCGGCTGACCGATGCCGACGCGTGGTCACACTGGTATGGCCAGCCGCATGGCGCACCGGAGCTATTGAAGGATGCCGTCTATGGGTTGCCCGAGGTCAATCGCGAACGCATCCGCGAGGCGCGCCTGATTGCCGTGCCCGGCTGCTACCCTACCGCCGTCCAGCTCGGGCTGCTGCCGTTGCTCGAGGCCGGCCTGATCGATATCGAGCATGTCATCGCCGACTGCAAATCCGGGGTGACCGGCGCCGGCCGTGGTGCCAAGGTGCCCTCCCTGCTCGCCGAGGCCAGCGAATCGATGAAGGCTTATGGTGCCAGTGGCCACCGCCACCTGCCGGAGATCAGCCAGGGGCTGGCGCTTGCCGCCGGGCAACCGGTGGGATTGACCTTCGTTCCGCATCTCACCCCCATGATCCGCGGCATTCATGCCACTCTCTATGGACGTCTGACTCAAGACCCAGGCGATCTTCAGACGCTATTCGAACAGCGCTTCGCAAACGAGCCCGCCGTGGATGTCATGCCCACCGGTAGTCATCCCGAGACACGCAGCGTCAAGGGAGCCAACCTATGCCGGCTTGCCGTTCACCGCCCCGGAAAAGGCGATACCGTCGTGGTGCTGTCGGTGATCGACAATCTGGTCAAGGGTGCTTCCGGACAAGCGATTCAGAACCTCAACCTGATGTTCGGCTTCGACGAGATGGACGGATTGAAGGCACCGGCACTGCTACCCTGA
- a CDS encoding chloride channel protein, whose product MSLLSLERFRRQLANVDALPQLCLLGLVSGLLTGALMVGFRLLLDLGGLAFMPSGDHEAFQDLPRWARASLPLLAVLLIGAWLGRQPPAARKLGVGHVIERLTYHQGRFPLRNWINQWWAGVVSVLGGLSAGREGPAIHLGAAAASGLGQTLRLPHNSLRVLVACGTAAGISASFNTPIAGVIFAMEVVMMEYTIAGFMPVILASTMGAVVAQLVYGSEPAFQIPSVTLDSLFNLPWIVASALIIGMLAGIFIHLARSGAWLAAWPLWARFAAVGLATGGVAWWYPEVQGIGYDSLSATLTGELALDVLVALVVGKLLLTGMTVACGVPIGIIGPVLVVGAAAGALVGMLGGWLWPWAAAEPALYAMLGMAAMMAAVLQAPLAALMALLELTHNPNIILPGMLSVVISVLTARQLYRCDGFFISLTHQGMHPLQQPLMQALSRISVPAVMERQVVSTLRMISREQAKRLLDSKPVWILLIRSSEDKPTLALKAADLARFLIEQQEHDEARPAEQESEPIDLLEVPGQRLEMAPIHVQATLSEAFDLLNERGLDALYVEQASQPLAKRISGIITRDSIETYYRYRR is encoded by the coding sequence TTGTCCCTCCTGAGCCTCGAGCGCTTCCGGCGCCAGTTGGCCAATGTCGATGCACTGCCGCAGCTATGTTTGCTGGGGTTGGTCTCGGGACTACTGACCGGTGCGCTGATGGTGGGGTTTCGCCTGCTGCTCGATCTGGGGGGACTGGCGTTCATGCCGAGTGGCGATCACGAAGCGTTTCAGGACCTGCCGCGCTGGGCTAGAGCGAGCCTGCCGCTATTGGCCGTATTGCTGATCGGGGCGTGGCTCGGGCGGCAGCCTCCGGCGGCACGCAAGCTTGGAGTGGGGCATGTGATCGAGCGACTTACCTATCATCAAGGCCGTTTTCCGCTGCGTAACTGGATCAATCAGTGGTGGGCCGGAGTGGTGTCGGTACTGGGCGGCCTATCGGCGGGCCGAGAGGGGCCGGCGATCCATCTCGGCGCGGCCGCCGCGAGTGGACTGGGTCAGACGCTCAGGCTGCCGCACAACAGCTTGCGCGTACTGGTCGCCTGCGGCACGGCAGCGGGCATTTCAGCCTCGTTCAATACTCCCATTGCCGGGGTGATCTTTGCCATGGAAGTGGTGATGATGGAGTACACCATTGCCGGTTTCATGCCGGTGATCCTGGCCTCGACCATGGGCGCGGTGGTAGCACAGCTGGTGTATGGCTCGGAGCCGGCGTTCCAGATCCCGAGCGTAACGCTGGATTCGCTGTTCAACCTGCCGTGGATCGTGGCCTCGGCGCTGATCATCGGCATGCTAGCCGGTATCTTCATTCACCTGGCGAGAAGTGGCGCATGGCTGGCGGCATGGCCGCTGTGGGCGAGGTTCGCCGCGGTGGGGCTGGCCACTGGCGGCGTGGCATGGTGGTATCCCGAGGTGCAGGGGATCGGCTACGACAGCCTGTCGGCAACGTTGACCGGTGAACTGGCATTGGACGTGCTAGTCGCGCTGGTGGTGGGCAAGCTGTTGTTGACGGGAATGACCGTGGCCTGTGGGGTGCCGATCGGCATCATCGGTCCGGTACTGGTGGTGGGCGCCGCTGCGGGCGCCCTGGTCGGTATGCTGGGAGGCTGGCTGTGGCCCTGGGCAGCAGCGGAACCGGCGCTCTATGCCATGCTGGGAATGGCGGCGATGATGGCGGCCGTGCTTCAGGCGCCCCTGGCGGCATTGATGGCGCTACTCGAACTGACCCACAATCCCAACATCATCCTGCCGGGCATGCTATCGGTGGTGATCTCCGTGCTGACCGCGCGGCAACTCTATCGCTGCGATGGCTTCTTCATCTCCCTGACCCACCAAGGCATGCACCCCTTGCAACAACCCTTGATGCAGGCGCTGTCGAGGATTTCGGTACCGGCGGTGATGGAACGACAGGTGGTGTCTACCCTGCGTATGATCAGCCGCGAACAGGCCAAGAGGCTGCTCGATAGCAAGCCGGTGTGGATCCTGCTGATACGCTCGAGCGAAGACAAGCCGACGCTGGCGCTCAAGGCCGCCGATCTGGCGCGTTTCCTTATAGAGCAGCAAGAACATGATGAGGCGAGGCCAGCCGAGCAGGAGAGCGAGCCGATCGACTTGCTGGAAGTGCCCGGACAACGGCTCGAGATGGCACCGATTCATGTGCAGGCCACGCTGAGTGAGGCCTTCGACCTGCTCAATGAACGGGGGCTGGATGCGCTCTATGTAGAGCAGGCATCGCAGCCGCTGGCGAAGCGAATTTCCGGTATCATCACCCGTGACTCGATCGAAACCTACTACCGTTATCGGCGCTAG
- the hemJ gene encoding protoporphyrinogen oxidase HemJ → MYLWIKAFHVIAIVTWFAALFYLPRLFVYHAMARDKNDTQAIDYFVTMERKLYRGIMLPSMIAALALGIWLLSMVPTFMGQGWMHVKLTLVVLLVGYHHVCLAYMKKLAAGTCHKSHVFFRWFNEAPVVILIAIVILAMVKPF, encoded by the coding sequence ATGTATTTATGGATCAAGGCGTTTCACGTAATCGCCATCGTGACGTGGTTCGCTGCGCTGTTCTACCTGCCGCGCCTGTTCGTCTACCACGCCATGGCGCGTGACAAGAACGATACCCAGGCCATCGACTATTTCGTGACGATGGAGCGCAAGCTCTATCGCGGCATCATGTTGCCTTCGATGATCGCGGCGCTGGCGTTGGGTATCTGGCTGCTGTCGATGGTACCGACCTTCATGGGTCAGGGCTGGATGCACGTCAAGCTGACACTGGTGGTACTGCTGGTGGGCTACCACCATGTCTGCCTGGCCTACATGAAGAAACTGGCCGCGGGCACCTGCCACAAGTCCCACGTCTTCTTTCGCTGGTTCAATGAAGCACCGGTCGTGATTCTGATCGCCATCGTCATTCTGGCCATGGTCAAGCCATTCTGA
- the rsmG gene encoding 16S rRNA (guanine(527)-N(7))-methyltransferase RsmG, whose product MTQVLETSVVARLDDGLAELDIRPDERQRERLLALLALLHKWNAAYNLTAVRTLDEMVVKHLLDSAAVLSAVTGPRLLDAGAGPGLPGLVLAILNPQLAVTLLDSNGKKVRFQRQAVMELALENVTPVQARVETFEAERFDQIISRAFASLVDFVTLTDHLLAVEGQWLAMKGPAVDDELIGLPDTIGVVERRVLTVPFEPGQRQLLILQRLDSQ is encoded by the coding sequence ATGACGCAGGTGCTGGAAACGAGTGTCGTTGCCCGCCTTGACGATGGTCTTGCCGAACTCGACATCAGACCCGACGAACGCCAGCGTGAACGGCTGTTGGCACTATTGGCGCTGTTGCACAAGTGGAATGCCGCCTATAACCTCACCGCGGTACGCACGCTCGATGAGATGGTGGTCAAGCATCTGCTCGACAGCGCGGCCGTGTTGTCAGCGGTAACGGGCCCCAGGTTGCTTGACGCGGGTGCCGGACCGGGATTGCCGGGACTGGTATTGGCGATTCTCAATCCCCAGCTGGCAGTAACGCTGCTCGACAGCAATGGCAAGAAGGTACGCTTTCAGCGCCAGGCGGTGATGGAGCTGGCATTGGAGAATGTCACGCCGGTGCAGGCGCGGGTCGAAACCTTCGAGGCCGAACGCTTCGATCAGATCATCTCCCGCGCCTTTGCCAGCCTGGTGGATTTCGTCACCCTCACTGATCACCTGCTTGCCGTTGAGGGTCAGTGGCTGGCGATGAAGGGGCCTGCCGTCGACGATGAACTGATTGGCTTGCCCGACACGATAGGGGTCGTCGAGCGTCGTGTGCTGACGGTGCCCTTCGAGCCCGGACAGCGTCAGCTGCTGATCCTGCAGCGCTTAGATTCCCAATAG
- the mnmG gene encoding tRNA uridine-5-carboxymethylaminomethyl(34) synthesis enzyme MnmG yields the protein MDYPDRFDVIVIGGGHAGTEAALASARMGCQTLLLTHNIETLGQMSCNPAIGGIGKSHLVKEIDALGGAMALATDLGGIQFRVLNARKGPAVRATRAQADRIRYKAAIRTLLENQSNLTIFQQAAGDLMVDDDTVRGVVTETGIRFHAQSVVLCTGTFLGGVIHIGLDQSRGGRAGDPPSNALAERLRALPFNVARLKTGTPPRIDAKSVDFTQFEEQPGDTPTPVMSYLGNRGMHPRQVSCHIAHTNERTHEIIFANLDRSPMYSGVIEGVGPRYCPSIEDKVHRFADKPSHQVFIEPEGLDTHELYPNGISTSLPFDVQLQVVRSIKGLENAHITRPGYAIEYDFFDPRDLRHSLETKFIHNLFFAGQINGTTGYEEAGAQGLLAGLNAARHAQGLEAWSPRRDEAYLGVLVDDLISMGTQEPYRMFTSRAEYRLLLREDNADLRLTEIGRGLGLIDDVRWEAFAIKREAIERESARFKTSWIQPDTPQAAHVERHTGKALSHEYSLMDLLRRPELGYHDIAGLVGEAVGDDAIAEQVQIQAKYQGYIDRQQDEIDKLKRHEATPLPEELDYTQVEGLSHEIRQKLAAARPATLAQAGRISGVTPAAVSILLIHLKKRRLLKENRMINA from the coding sequence GTGGATTACCCCGACCGCTTTGACGTGATCGTCATCGGCGGTGGCCATGCGGGAACCGAAGCCGCTCTGGCCTCCGCTCGCATGGGCTGTCAGACCCTGCTGCTCACCCACAACATCGAGACCCTCGGCCAGATGTCCTGCAATCCCGCCATCGGCGGTATTGGCAAGAGTCATCTGGTCAAGGAGATCGATGCACTGGGAGGCGCCATGGCCCTGGCCACCGACTTGGGGGGAATCCAGTTCAGGGTGCTCAATGCCCGCAAGGGGCCAGCGGTGCGTGCCACGCGGGCGCAGGCCGATCGCATTCGCTACAAGGCAGCCATCCGCACTCTGCTTGAGAACCAGTCGAACCTGACGATCTTTCAGCAGGCGGCAGGCGATCTGATGGTGGATGACGACACCGTACGTGGTGTGGTGACGGAAACCGGTATCCGCTTCCATGCTCAAAGCGTGGTGCTGTGTACCGGTACCTTCCTCGGCGGCGTGATCCATATCGGGCTCGATCAGAGCCGTGGTGGCCGTGCCGGCGACCCACCCTCCAATGCCTTGGCCGAGCGGCTGCGCGCCCTGCCGTTCAACGTGGCACGTCTGAAGACCGGAACGCCGCCGCGTATCGACGCCAAGAGCGTCGACTTCACGCAGTTCGAGGAGCAGCCGGGCGATACTCCCACCCCGGTGATGTCCTATCTGGGTAACCGAGGCATGCATCCGCGTCAGGTGAGTTGCCATATCGCGCATACCAACGAACGGACACACGAAATCATCTTCGCCAACCTCGACCGATCGCCGATGTATTCAGGCGTGATCGAAGGCGTCGGGCCGCGCTACTGCCCCTCCATCGAGGACAAGGTGCACCGGTTTGCCGACAAGCCGAGTCACCAGGTGTTCATCGAGCCCGAAGGACTCGACACTCATGAGCTCTATCCCAACGGCATCTCCACCTCGCTGCCCTTCGATGTGCAGCTGCAGGTGGTACGCTCGATCAAGGGACTCGAGAACGCCCATATCACGCGCCCTGGCTACGCCATCGAGTATGATTTCTTCGATCCTCGCGATCTCAGACACTCGTTGGAAACCAAATTTATCCACAACCTGTTCTTCGCCGGGCAGATCAACGGTACTACCGGCTACGAGGAGGCGGGTGCCCAAGGGCTGCTGGCAGGTCTCAATGCCGCACGGCATGCTCAGGGGCTCGAGGCGTGGTCGCCCAGGCGCGATGAAGCCTACCTCGGCGTGTTGGTCGACGACCTGATCAGCATGGGCACCCAGGAGCCCTACCGCATGTTCACTTCCCGCGCCGAGTACCGGCTGCTGCTGCGCGAGGACAATGCCGACCTGCGCCTGACTGAGATTGGACGCGGCCTTGGCTTGATCGATGATGTCCGCTGGGAGGCCTTCGCCATCAAGCGCGAGGCGATCGAGCGTGAAAGCGCCAGGTTCAAGACCAGCTGGATACAGCCCGACACGCCTCAGGCGGCGCATGTCGAGCGGCATACCGGCAAGGCACTGAGCCACGAGTACAGCCTGATGGATCTGTTGCGCCGACCCGAGCTTGGCTATCACGATATCGCCGGACTGGTGGGCGAGGCGGTGGGCGATGACGCCATAGCCGAACAGGTCCAGATCCAGGCCAAGTACCAAGGCTACATCGACCGCCAGCAGGATGAGATCGACAAGCTCAAGCGCCACGAGGCCACGCCGTTGCCCGAGGAGCTCGACTACACCCAAGTCGAGGGGCTGTCGCATGAGATTCGTCAGAAGCTGGCCGCGGCGCGTCCCGCCACTCTGGCCCAGGCGGGCCGGATCTCCGGGGTAACGCCGGCGGCGGTCTCGATCCTGCTGATTCACCTCAAGAAACGGCGGCTGCTCAAGGAGAATCGGATGATCAACGCATGA
- the hemL gene encoding glutamate-1-semialdehyde 2,1-aminomutase, with translation MTTSAQLFEQACRHIPGGVNSPVRAFKGLKQPPVFIERAQGAYLFDVEGKRYVDYVGSWGPMITGHADPEVLGAVRERLDNGLSFGTPTAIETTMADLICEIMPSIEMVRMVNSGTEATMSAIRLARGFTGRDKIVKFEGNYHGHSDSLLVKAGSGALTHGEPSSPGVPASLAEHTVTLSYNDLDAVEECFARIGNEIACIIVEPVAGNMNCIPPLPGFLQGLRQVCDAHGSVLIFDEVMTGFRVALGGAQAHFGITPDLTCLGKIVGGGMPVGAFGGKREIMSHISPLGPVYQAGTLSGNPLAMAAGIALLSKLREPEFHEALSGRVERLCSGLEERAKAAGVELITQRAGGMFGVFFTAQRRVDNFAQATACRLEAFQRFFTLMLEYGVYLAPSAYEAGFMSSAHTLEDIQFTLDGAEKAFAAMYR, from the coding sequence ATGACTACGTCCGCACAGCTCTTTGAACAGGCATGTCGCCACATTCCCGGCGGGGTCAACTCACCAGTGAGAGCCTTCAAGGGACTCAAGCAGCCGCCGGTCTTCATCGAGCGTGCCCAGGGCGCCTATCTGTTCGACGTTGAAGGCAAGCGCTATGTCGATTACGTGGGCTCCTGGGGCCCGATGATTACCGGTCATGCCGATCCCGAGGTACTGGGGGCGGTGCGCGAGCGTCTCGACAACGGGCTGTCGTTCGGTACGCCAACGGCGATCGAGACCACCATGGCCGATCTGATTTGCGAGATCATGCCCTCCATCGAGATGGTGCGCATGGTCAATTCGGGCACCGAGGCGACCATGTCGGCGATCCGCCTGGCACGGGGTTTCACCGGTCGGGACAAGATCGTCAAGTTCGAGGGTAACTACCATGGCCACTCCGATTCGCTGCTGGTCAAGGCGGGCTCCGGTGCGCTGACCCATGGTGAGCCCAGCTCCCCCGGCGTGCCGGCGTCACTGGCCGAGCATACCGTGACGCTCTCCTACAACGATCTCGATGCCGTCGAGGAGTGTTTCGCGCGAATCGGCAATGAGATCGCCTGCATCATCGTCGAGCCGGTGGCCGGCAACATGAACTGCATCCCGCCGCTACCCGGCTTCCTTCAAGGGCTGCGCCAAGTATGTGACGCCCATGGCAGCGTGCTGATCTTCGATGAGGTGATGACGGGGTTTCGCGTGGCGCTGGGTGGCGCCCAGGCGCACTTCGGTATCACTCCCGATCTGACCTGTCTTGGCAAGATCGTCGGTGGTGGAATGCCGGTGGGAGCCTTCGGTGGCAAGCGCGAGATCATGTCGCACATCTCGCCGCTGGGGCCCGTCTATCAGGCGGGTACGCTCTCCGGCAATCCGCTGGCGATGGCGGCGGGAATCGCCTTGCTGAGCAAGCTGCGCGAGCCGGAATTTCATGAGGCATTGTCGGGGCGTGTCGAGCGGCTCTGCTCAGGACTCGAGGAGCGAGCCAAAGCGGCGGGAGTGGAGTTGATTACCCAGCGCGCGGGGGGGATGTTCGGGGTTTTCTTTACCGCTCAACGCCGTGTGGATAACTTTGCCCAGGCGACAGCCTGCCGGCTTGAGGCTTTCCAGCGTTTCTTCACCTTGATGCTGGAGTATGGGGTGTACCTGGCGCCCTCCGCTTACGAAGCCGGTTTCATGTCCAGCGCCCATACTCTGGAGGACATTCAGTTCACGCTGGATGGCGCCGAAAAAGCTTTTGCTGCGATGTACCGCTAG
- a CDS encoding ParA family protein, producing the protein MTKIIALTNQKGGVGKTTTAVNLAASLAALDRRVLLIDLDPQGHATMGSGIDKHTLDGSVLDVLLGDKSATETILDCPEAGYALLPGNGDLTAAEVDLLDREEGRERCLLEAIRQVSGEYDVVLIDCPPSLNMLTVNALTAADGVLIPLQCEFYALEGLSALLDTVDQIKDSVNPNLSIFGIVRTMFDSRNSLTRDVSKQLRDYFSDTLLKTTIPRNVRVAEAPSHGLPVTKYARFSRGSQAHRVLAKELIRRLSL; encoded by the coding sequence GTGACCAAGATCATCGCCTTGACCAACCAGAAGGGTGGCGTCGGCAAGACCACCACCGCCGTCAACCTCGCGGCTAGCCTCGCGGCGTTGGACCGGCGTGTACTGCTGATCGACCTCGACCCCCAGGGTCATGCCACCATGGGCAGCGGCATCGACAAGCACACCCTCGATGGCAGCGTGCTCGATGTGCTGCTGGGCGACAAGAGCGCCACCGAGACGATTCTCGACTGCCCCGAGGCCGGCTATGCACTGTTGCCCGGCAATGGCGATCTCACCGCGGCGGAGGTCGATCTGCTCGACCGCGAGGAGGGACGCGAGCGCTGCCTGCTGGAGGCGATTCGCCAGGTGTCCGGCGAGTACGATGTGGTGCTGATCGACTGCCCTCCCTCGCTCAACATGCTCACTGTCAATGCCCTGACCGCTGCGGATGGCGTGCTGATTCCGCTGCAGTGCGAGTTCTACGCCCTGGAGGGGTTGTCGGCACTACTCGACACCGTCGATCAGATCAAGGACAGCGTGAATCCCAATCTCTCGATCTTCGGTATCGTGCGTACCATGTTCGACAGCCGCAACAGCCTGACCCGCGACGTCAGCAAGCAGTTGCGCGACTACTTCAGCGACACCTTGCTGAAAACCACCATTCCCCGTAACGTGCGGGTCGCCGAAGCACCCAGTCATGGCCTGCCGGTCACCAAGTACGCACGTTTCTCGCGGGGTAGCCAGGCCCATCGGGTGCTGGCCAAGGAATTGATTCGTCGCCTGTCGCTGTGA
- a CDS encoding hydroxymethylpyrimidine/phosphomethylpyrimidine kinase yields the protein MPQRLLMNVERPVVLVMAGHDPTGGAGLIADAEAVAACGGWALTLPTALTVQSSHDVCQVLPCQPDEMRAMAAALDEFKVAAIKVGLVASLESLDAVVDIVRRYPGVPLVVDPVLKAGGGRELVTAELRDAFCERLLPLVDILTPNRQELARLAGEGVDNDTDRAVSLLSLGCQAVLVTGTDHPLPSTPADQVQHTLHTPDTGRQWHWPRIEGNFHGSGCTLASALATRLAWGERLTHACEQAQEFTWQALKHGWRVGEGPQSQALPRRLWRHPEWQSEGGKV from the coding sequence ATGCCCCAACGCTTGCTGATGAACGTGGAACGCCCGGTCGTCCTGGTGATGGCCGGACACGATCCTACCGGCGGAGCCGGGCTGATCGCCGATGCCGAGGCGGTAGCCGCCTGCGGCGGCTGGGCCTTGACCCTGCCCACCGCACTGACGGTTCAGAGCAGCCACGATGTCTGCCAGGTGCTGCCCTGTCAGCCCGATGAGATGCGGGCCATGGCCGCGGCCCTTGACGAGTTCAAGGTTGCGGCGATCAAGGTCGGGCTGGTCGCAAGCCTCGAGAGTCTGGATGCGGTGGTGGATATCGTGCGCCGCTATCCTGGCGTACCGCTGGTGGTGGACCCGGTACTCAAGGCGGGGGGTGGGCGCGAGCTGGTCACCGCCGAGCTGCGCGACGCCTTTTGCGAGCGACTGCTTCCGTTGGTCGACATCCTAACCCCCAACCGCCAGGAGCTGGCGCGCCTGGCCGGCGAAGGGGTCGACAACGATACCGACCGCGCCGTCTCGCTGCTCTCGCTTGGCTGCCAGGCGGTGCTGGTGACCGGCACCGATCACCCGCTTCCCTCGACACCGGCTGACCAGGTGCAGCACACCCTGCATACTCCGGATACCGGCAGGCAGTGGCACTGGCCACGAATCGAAGGCAATTTTCATGGTTCCGGCTGCACCCTGGCCTCGGCACTGGCGACGCGCCTGGCTTGGGGCGAGCGCTTGACCCATGCTTGCGAACAGGCTCAGGAGTTCACCTGGCAGGCGCTCAAGCATGGCTGGCGTGTCGGCGAGGGGCCGCAAAGCCAAGCCTTGCCACGTCGACTGTGGCGCCATCCCGAATGGCAAAGTGAAGGTGGCAAGGTGTGA